The Chelonia mydas isolate rCheMyd1 chromosome 1, rCheMyd1.pri.v2, whole genome shotgun sequence nucleotide sequence CCAGAGACGGGACAGGGACAGGCTAGGTGTAATGGGAAACAACATCCACGTCCCTTCTCTTTATTGACTGTATCAAGAAGAATTCTGAGGTCAGAACAGCCACTGATATGGATCTTTATGGGCCAAACTCCTACCATTGCCCTGGCTCTCCATGAACACAGTCACTTTGTAAATCCTGCTGCCTGCCTTGTTCGCCGTCCTCCAGTGTGTTGTCCTCCATCACCATCCCCTGACCCATTGCTCCAGGCCTCATACCCCATCAGAACTGTGCTCTACAGAATGGAAATCAGTAGCTCATGTCATCTCGGATATAAGGGTCCAGGATGGAATATGTTGCCATTATTTTTATCTCTGGTGTCACCAGCACTGGAGCCAGGTGATGAACTGACCCTTCATTTGACAAACACCCTGATTATCCTAGCACGAATGTGTCTACTTTTCACGCTATACACAATTGGGTTCATCAGGTGTGGAACCAGCAGGTAGATGTCGCCCAGGagaatctgaagcaagggagaagaGCCCGTCCAGAATCTGTGTATCAGAGACAAGCCCAACTCTGGTATATAGAAGAGGAGGACAACGCAGAGGTGGGAGACGCAGGTGTTCAGGGCCCTGAGGCACTTTGTATTGGACGTGATGCTCAGCACTGTTTTgaggatcatcacataagagaggaagatgagcagCGAGTCCAACCACATTGTAAAGAATGCAACAGATAAGCCATAGATGTTGTTCACTGTGATGTCTGAACAAGCCTTTTTCATGACCTCCTGGTGCAGAcagtaggaatgggagaggacattGGAACGACAGTATTGGAACCGTTTCAGGAGAATGGGGAGTGGGAATATTATGGCCACCCCTCTTAGCACACACACCAGTCCCATCTTGGATATTCTCGGCAGGGTTAAGATGGAAGCATATCTCaatgggttacagattgcagTGAATCGGTCAAAGGCCATCAACAAGAGCACGGAGGATTCAGTGCACTGAAGTGAGTGGATGAAGAAAAGCTGGGCAAAACAGGCATCCAGGCTGATCTCCCTAACATTAAACAAGAATGTGCCCAGTATCGTCGGTATGGTGGCTATTGATAAGCCAAGGTCTGTGAcggccaacatggaaaggaaaatgtacatgggctcatggaggcttggatctgtttttataatgaacagaatgactgaatttcctactATCGAAATAAGATACATTaagcagaaggggatagagatccAGAGATAGACGTCTTCCTGGCCAGGTATCCCAGTGAGAAGAAACACTGCAAATTTGAATTTGGTGtcattgacagctgacataaTGTACTGGGCAGGTCCAAGGAGATTTGAACTTTC carries:
- the LOC102935276 gene encoding olfactory receptor 51G2-like — its product is MSAVNDTKFKFAVFLLTGIPGQEDVYLWISIPFCLMYLISIVGNSVILFIIKTDPSLHEPMYIFLSMLAVTDLGLSIATIPTILGTFLFNVREISLDACFAQLFFIHSLQCTESSVLLLMAFDRFTAICNPLRYASILTLPRISKMGLVCVLRGVAIIFPLPILLKRFQYCRSNVLSHSYCLHQEVMKKACSDITVNNIYGLSVAFFTMWLDSLLIFLSYVMILKTVLSITSNTKCLRALNTCVSHLCVVLLFYIPELGLSLIHRFWTGSSPLLQILLGDIYLLVPHLMNPIVYSVKSRHIRARIIRVFVK